In the Bacillota bacterium genome, one interval contains:
- a CDS encoding FAD-binding protein encodes MTSPVDVVTVDVAVVGAGGAGLRAALEAARSGARVAMIVKGRVGQSGTTAYHVAETAGFAAADGYCDPMDSPDVHLGDIVEAGCGMCDVRLARILAYESPKQIPFLEKLGVVFITNSDGRHAVVKGCFGSRPRNRKILGHGVPIVQALGAEVRRAGVYAIENTGAVELLVDDGRCTGVVCASAEGKVSVVKAAATVLATGGAGQLYAQNLNPPDITGDGYALGFRAGAQLINMEFMQAGFGITSPVRNMVMTWLWLLNPNIRTRDGRDVLGQYLPAGVSANACMAAKSKHYPFTSRDDSKYLEIAVQDQYRKANGSLQSECYLDFSHIKSIDSSVNDHDLRAMLTITHEWMLKRGLDILRQPVPVTCFAHAINGGLRIDENAETTLPGLYAAGEVAGGPHGADRLGGTMFAASQVFGARAGRAAAGRAAGQVLDLSLSYRERRQVDEVLGTISDLRGRAAGVQADELRRDLQRTMSLNSLVCRTRKSLIKAAESVACLKTVSQTGLRVGPGGDVLDAVGIRNLLQVAEIVLGSALRREESRGSHYRADFPERDRRYDWVTAVTRAGDGPEYSSIKL; translated from the coding sequence ATGACGTCTCCTGTTGATGTTGTGACAGTGGATGTTGCAGTCGTCGGTGCTGGCGGCGCAGGACTTCGTGCGGCTCTCGAGGCTGCCAGGTCCGGGGCCCGTGTGGCCATGATCGTGAAAGGACGGGTGGGGCAGAGCGGCACGACAGCGTACCACGTCGCGGAGACCGCCGGGTTTGCAGCGGCGGATGGATATTGTGACCCCATGGATAGCCCTGATGTTCACTTGGGGGACATAGTCGAGGCTGGCTGCGGCATGTGCGACGTCCGGCTGGCGCGCATTCTCGCGTACGAGTCCCCGAAGCAGATCCCGTTCCTCGAGAAGCTGGGCGTAGTTTTCATCACGAATTCCGATGGACGGCACGCAGTAGTGAAGGGCTGCTTCGGGTCACGTCCCAGGAACCGCAAGATCCTGGGACACGGAGTCCCTATAGTCCAGGCCCTTGGGGCAGAAGTCAGGCGTGCCGGTGTCTACGCGATCGAGAACACCGGTGCGGTTGAGCTCCTGGTCGATGATGGGCGATGCACCGGCGTTGTGTGCGCCAGCGCAGAAGGAAAGGTCTCGGTGGTTAAGGCCGCGGCCACTGTGCTTGCGACTGGAGGTGCTGGCCAACTCTATGCCCAGAACCTCAACCCACCTGACATCACCGGAGATGGTTACGCTCTCGGCTTCCGGGCGGGCGCCCAGCTCATTAACATGGAGTTTATGCAGGCGGGTTTCGGAATCACATCCCCAGTTCGGAATATGGTAATGACCTGGCTCTGGCTCCTCAACCCGAATATCAGGACACGTGATGGGCGGGACGTGCTCGGCCAGTACCTTCCAGCTGGAGTATCAGCGAACGCTTGCATGGCCGCGAAGAGCAAGCACTATCCATTTACCAGCCGTGATGATTCCAAGTACCTCGAGATCGCTGTACAGGACCAGTACAGGAAGGCTAACGGCAGTTTACAGTCCGAGTGTTACTTAGATTTCTCCCACATTAAGAGTATTGACTCCTCCGTGAATGATCATGATCTCAGGGCGATGTTGACGATTACGCACGAATGGATGTTGAAGAGAGGCCTAGACATCCTGCGACAACCGGTGCCTGTGACTTGCTTTGCCCACGCGATCAACGGAGGGCTGAGGATAGACGAGAATGCCGAGACCACCCTGCCGGGCTTGTACGCGGCTGGGGAGGTTGCCGGTGGGCCACACGGCGCCGACAGACTGGGAGGCACTATGTTCGCTGCCTCGCAGGTATTCGGTGCGAGAGCGGGTAGAGCCGCAGCGGGCAGGGCTGCGGGCCAGGTGTTGGACCTCTCTCTGTCTTACAGGGAACGCCGACAAGTCGACGAGGTCCTTGGGACAATATCAGATCTGAGGGGCCGTGCCGCGGGGGTACAGGCGGACGAACTGAGACGAGACCTTCAGAGGACGATGTCACTGAACTCCCTAGTATGTCGCACTCGGAAGAGCCTGATAAAGGCGGCTGAGAGTGTTGCGTGTTTGAAGACAGTGTCCCAAACCGGATTGCGGGTCGGGCCCGGCGGCGACGTTCTGGATGCCGTGGGTATCCGGAATCTCCTGCAGGTTGCTGAGATCGTGCTCGGCTCTGCGCTCAGGCGGGAAGAGAGCCGGGGGAGCCACTACCGCGCGGACTTCCCAGAACGGGATCGTAGGTACGACTGGGTCACAGCAGTCACGAGAGCGGGCGACGGACCCGAGTACAGCAGCATCAAGCTGTAG
- a CDS encoding enoyl-CoA hydratase-related protein yields MQFDTIEVRKEGKIATIVLNRPAVMNAISSQTLEELAQAVDSIDSDDQIVAAIITGAGEKAFSAGADIRELKGQTLSDHEKFIALGNRVFGMLEESGKVFIAAVRGYALGGGCELIQACDLRVASDDAKFGQPEVKVGGFPGWGGTQRLPRLVGKTKATEMIFTGNMIDAREALRIGLVNRVVPAQDLLKEAYALAMEIAQNRPEAVRLAKAAINHGFRLDIEHEAALNNLNFAGKDRKEGLSAFLAKKGRSVDGDEEKAE; encoded by the coding sequence ATGCAGTTTGACACCATCGAGGTGCGGAAGGAAGGCAAGATTGCGACGATTGTGCTCAATCGCCCGGCGGTGATGAATGCCATCAGTTCGCAGACCCTTGAGGAACTGGCGCAGGCGGTGGACTCCATCGACTCGGATGATCAGATCGTAGCTGCAATCATCACGGGCGCCGGGGAGAAAGCATTTTCGGCAGGCGCGGATATCCGTGAGCTGAAGGGTCAGACCCTTTCCGATCATGAGAAGTTCATAGCTCTCGGGAACAGGGTGTTCGGGATGCTCGAGGAATCAGGCAAGGTGTTCATCGCGGCCGTGAGGGGTTACGCCCTGGGTGGCGGATGTGAACTCATTCAGGCATGTGACTTGAGAGTCGCGTCGGACGACGCCAAGTTCGGACAGCCCGAGGTGAAGGTTGGAGGGTTTCCTGGATGGGGCGGCACACAGCGCTTGCCGCGGCTTGTCGGGAAGACCAAGGCAACCGAGATGATCTTCACGGGCAACATGATCGACGCTCGTGAGGCGCTGCGTATAGGCTTGGTAAACAGGGTAGTCCCTGCACAAGACCTTCTTAAGGAAGCCTACGCGCTTGCCATGGAGATTGCCCAAAACAGGCCCGAGGCGGTTCGTCTCGCGAAGGCAGCGATCAATCATGGCTTCAGACTGGATATCGAGCACGAAGCTGCTCTGAATAACCTGAATTTCGCGGGGAAGGACCGAAAAGAGGGCCTGAGCGCTTTCCTTGCGAAGAAGGGCAGGTCCGTGGACGGCGACGAGGAGAAGGCGGAGTAG